From the genome of Streptomyces sp. NBC_01116, one region includes:
- a CDS encoding MarR family winged helix-turn-helix transcriptional regulator, with product MATRADPLTLEVVELIGAVVARYHEEYDRAAAEHSLTGAQARVLGLLSLDPLPMRKIALRLKCEPSNVTGIIDRLETRELVERRPDPADRRIKLAAATEKGRRTARELRDALDFAREPLSGLSDAERTVLRDLLRRMLGETG from the coding sequence ATGGCCACTCGCGCAGACCCCCTGACCCTTGAGGTCGTCGAACTCATCGGCGCCGTCGTGGCGCGCTACCACGAGGAGTACGACCGGGCCGCCGCCGAGCACTCCCTCACCGGGGCGCAGGCGCGGGTGCTCGGGCTGCTCTCGCTGGATCCCCTGCCGATGCGGAAGATCGCCCTCAGGCTGAAGTGCGAGCCGTCCAACGTCACCGGGATCATCGACCGGCTGGAGACCCGGGAGCTGGTCGAGCGCAGGCCCGATCCGGCCGACCGGCGGATCAAGCTGGCCGCCGCGACGGAGAAGGGCAGGCGCACGGCCCGTGAGCTGCGGGACGCGCTGGACTTCGCCCGGGAGCCGCTGTCCGGCCTCTCCGACGCGGAGCGCACGGTCCTGCGGGACCTGCTGCGCCGGATGCTGGGCGAGACCGGCTGA
- a CDS encoding GAF domain-containing protein produces MNGPVESGPSGVGRLPMLLEAVLNVGSDLELGSTLQQIVDASTALTGARHGALGVLDPDRDRVEELYTAGMTEAERRHLDLFPDDSSGGPAALAEEDPQDRDPPPGRPPARDVLRAPVLVHTEVFGQLCVAGKPSGPFDEADHGLLRVLAAQAGIAIGNARLYATARQRERWITGAAAVTTALLTGTDAADALMTVAERARVLAGASAGVILQPTEEGGMEIVTASTPDDPAGIVGTVIEPGSAVLVQLLGGEPVFIEDSATDPRMTTGVRSRFGPSMMLPLQSGGRLIGTLALPRRRGERPYTEMDRLLATQFASQAALALVLADAQADREQLAVYEDRDRIARDLHDLVVQRLFATEMMLESTRRRAASEDTGGSSEDVGGSGETETGTGGSGGTEAGELLGRAVDELDSTIQEVRTAIFALQQPPAGAPSTFRGRVLRETGGAAALLGFPPSVRFAGAVDALVDEETGRELLAALRGALAAAHRRPGVSAIEVEVDATVRLPDGRSGVRLVVADDGRGEDGRPTTVTWQTPV; encoded by the coding sequence ATGAACGGGCCCGTGGAGTCCGGCCCGTCCGGCGTCGGGCGGCTGCCGATGCTCCTGGAGGCGGTCCTCAACGTCGGCAGCGACCTGGAGCTGGGCTCCACCCTCCAGCAGATCGTGGACGCCTCCACCGCCCTCACCGGGGCCCGCCACGGTGCGCTCGGGGTGCTGGACCCGGACCGGGACCGGGTCGAGGAGCTGTACACCGCCGGGATGACGGAGGCGGAGCGGCGGCACCTCGACCTCTTCCCGGACGACTCCTCCGGCGGGCCGGCCGCCCTGGCAGAGGAGGACCCGCAGGACCGGGACCCACCGCCCGGCCGCCCTCCGGCGCGGGACGTCCTCCGGGCGCCGGTCCTGGTCCACACCGAGGTCTTCGGGCAGCTCTGCGTCGCCGGGAAGCCGTCGGGGCCGTTCGACGAAGCGGATCACGGCCTGCTGCGGGTCCTCGCCGCCCAGGCGGGCATCGCGATCGGCAACGCCCGGCTGTACGCGACGGCCCGGCAGCGCGAGCGCTGGATCACGGGCGCGGCGGCCGTCACCACGGCCCTGCTGACCGGTACCGACGCGGCCGACGCGCTGATGACGGTGGCCGAGCGGGCCCGGGTGCTGGCGGGCGCGTCGGCCGGGGTGATCCTCCAGCCGACGGAGGAGGGCGGGATGGAGATCGTCACCGCGTCCACGCCGGACGATCCGGCGGGCATCGTCGGCACGGTGATCGAGCCCGGCTCCGCGGTGCTGGTGCAGCTGCTCGGCGGCGAACCGGTCTTCATCGAGGACTCGGCCACCGATCCCCGGATGACCACCGGCGTACGCTCCCGGTTCGGGCCGAGCATGATGCTGCCACTGCAGAGCGGCGGGCGGCTCATCGGGACCCTCGCCCTGCCCCGGCGGCGCGGCGAGCGCCCCTACACGGAGATGGACAGGCTGCTGGCGACCCAGTTCGCCTCGCAGGCGGCCCTCGCCCTGGTGCTGGCGGACGCGCAGGCCGACCGGGAGCAGCTCGCGGTGTACGAGGACCGTGACCGGATCGCCCGTGACCTGCACGATCTGGTGGTCCAGCGGCTCTTCGCCACCGAGATGATGCTGGAGTCGACCCGCCGCCGGGCCGCGTCGGAGGACACCGGCGGCAGCTCGGAGGACGTCGGCGGCAGCGGGGAGACGGAGACCGGGACCGGCGGCAGCGGGGGGACCGAGGCCGGTGAGCTGCTGGGGCGGGCGGTGGACGAGCTGGACTCCACCATCCAGGAGGTCCGTACCGCGATCTTCGCGCTCCAGCAGCCGCCCGCCGGGGCCCCGAGCACCTTCCGGGGCCGGGTGCTGCGGGAGACCGGGGGCGCGGCGGCCCTGCTGGGCTTCCCGCCGTCGGTGCGGTTCGCCGGGGCGGTGGACGCGCTGGTGGACGAGGAGACGGGACGGGAGCTGCTGGCCGCCCTGCGCGGGGCGCTGGCCGCCGCGCACCGCAGGCCCGGGGTGTCGGCCATCGAGGTGGAGGTGGATGCCACGGTCCGGCTGCCGGACGGCCGGAGCGGGGTGCGGCTGGTGGTCGCGGACGACGGGCGCGGCGAGGACGGCCGTCCGACGACGGTGACCTGGCAGACCCCGGTCTGA
- a CDS encoding rod shape-determining protein produces MTVSLEQLQRCHIAVDLGAARTRVYVKGLGLVVDEPSVAAVNTRTGSLIAVGALAEQMTGRTPAYIRVARPVSGGTVVDIEMAQRMLRHLLGDKLRRQLRRKPRLRAAACTPHEADPLAQRATVETLVGLGARRVELVDTLIAAAVGCGLPVEQPTATMIMVCGAATTQIAVLSLGSIVTAVRIPVGGNAIDEAIIQHLRQHHELLLPSQSVRPLQLALHGNGLQLTGPALTEIHGRDVATGLARSVQVDTAAVRQAIHTPLTAVLDGVGKVLRDCPPDLVADLADRGIMMVGGSALLPGLDQMLRDATGMPVHIAERPDVCSVLGLGAMLDGKIQPMVLNPLAG; encoded by the coding sequence GTGACCGTCAGCCTTGAGCAGTTGCAGCGTTGCCACATCGCCGTCGATCTCGGGGCCGCGAGGACCCGGGTGTACGTCAAGGGGCTCGGTCTCGTCGTCGACGAACCGAGCGTCGCCGCCGTCAACACCCGTACCGGCTCCCTCATCGCCGTCGGCGCGCTCGCCGAGCAGATGACCGGCCGCACCCCCGCGTACATCCGGGTGGCCCGTCCGGTCTCCGGCGGCACCGTCGTCGACATCGAGATGGCCCAGCGGATGCTGCGTCACCTGCTGGGCGACAAGCTCCGCCGCCAGCTGCGCCGCAAGCCCCGGCTGCGCGCCGCCGCCTGCACCCCGCACGAGGCCGACCCGCTGGCCCAGCGCGCCACGGTGGAGACCCTGGTCGGGCTCGGCGCCCGCCGGGTCGAGCTGGTGGACACCCTGATCGCGGCGGCCGTGGGCTGCGGGCTGCCGGTCGAGCAGCCGACCGCCACCATGATCATGGTGTGCGGGGCCGCCACCACCCAGATCGCGGTGCTCTCGCTGGGCTCGATCGTGACCGCCGTCCGGATCCCGGTGGGCGGCAACGCGATCGACGAGGCGATCATCCAGCACCTGCGCCAGCACCACGAGCTGCTGCTGCCGAGCCAGTCCGTGCGCCCGCTCCAGCTGGCGCTGCACGGCAACGGCCTCCAGCTGACCGGCCCCGCCCTCACCGAGATCCACGGCCGCGACGTGGCGACCGGGCTGGCCCGCTCGGTGCAGGTCGACACCGCCGCCGTACGGCAGGCCATCCACACGCCGCTCACCGCGGTGCTCGACGGGGTGGGCAAGGTGCTCCGCGACTGCCCGCCGGACCTGGTGGCCGACCTCGCGGACCGGGGCATCATGATGGTGGGCGGCAGCGCGCTGCTCCCGGGCCTCGACCAGATGCTGCGCGACGCGACCGGGATGCCGGTGCACATCGCCGAGCGCCCCGACGTCTGCTCGGTGCTCGGTCTGGGCGCGATGCTGGACGGCAAGATCCAGCCGATGGTCCTCAACCCGCTGGCGGGGTGA
- a CDS encoding NADP-dependent oxidoreductase, whose amino-acid sequence MSAALPTSSREWHLVARPHGWPKAEDFALREAEVAAPAEGHVLVRNKFFSVDPYMRGRMNDVKSYTPPFQLDHPMEGGAVGEVIASNAEGLAVGDHVLHRLGWREIADVSAKHAVKVDPDLAPLSAYLGVLGMTGLTAYAGLFDVASFKEGDAVFVSGAAGAVGSQVGQMAKLKGASRVIGSAGSDEKVKLLTEEYGFDAAFNYKDGPVRDQLREAAPDGIDVYFDNVGGEHLEAAISSLNVHGRATICGMIAQYNATEPTPGPSNMALIIGKRLRLQGMLVGDHADLQPQFVRDVAGWLASGELKYQETTVEGIEHGYDAFVGLLRGENTGKMIVSLV is encoded by the coding sequence ATGTCTGCAGCACTTCCCACGTCCAGCCGTGAATGGCACCTGGTCGCCCGCCCGCACGGCTGGCCCAAGGCAGAGGACTTCGCGCTGCGCGAGGCCGAGGTCGCCGCTCCGGCCGAGGGCCACGTCCTCGTCCGCAACAAGTTCTTCTCGGTCGACCCGTACATGCGCGGCCGGATGAACGACGTGAAGTCCTACACCCCGCCCTTCCAGCTCGACCACCCCATGGAGGGCGGCGCGGTCGGCGAGGTCATCGCCTCGAACGCCGAGGGCCTCGCCGTCGGCGACCACGTCCTGCACCGCCTCGGCTGGCGCGAGATCGCCGACGTGTCCGCGAAGCACGCGGTCAAGGTCGACCCCGACCTCGCCCCGCTCTCCGCCTACCTCGGCGTGCTCGGCATGACCGGACTCACCGCCTACGCGGGCCTGTTCGACGTCGCCTCCTTCAAGGAGGGCGACGCGGTCTTCGTCTCCGGCGCGGCCGGCGCCGTCGGCAGCCAGGTCGGCCAGATGGCGAAGCTCAAGGGCGCCTCCCGGGTCATCGGCTCCGCGGGCTCCGACGAGAAGGTCAAGCTCCTCACCGAGGAGTACGGCTTCGACGCCGCGTTCAACTACAAGGACGGGCCCGTCCGCGACCAGCTCAGGGAAGCGGCCCCCGACGGCATCGACGTCTACTTCGACAACGTCGGCGGCGAGCACCTGGAAGCCGCGATCTCCTCGCTCAACGTGCACGGCCGCGCCACCATCTGCGGAATGATCGCCCAGTACAACGCGACGGAGCCGACCCCCGGCCCGAGCAACATGGCGCTGATCATCGGCAAGCGGCTCCGCCTCCAGGGCATGCTGGTCGGGGACCACGCCGACCTCCAGCCCCAGTTCGTCCGGGACGTCGCCGGGTGGCTGGCCTCGGGCGAGCTGAAGTACCAGGAGACGACGGTCGAGGGCATCGAGCACGGCTACGACGCGTTCGTCGGGCTGCTGCGCGGCGAGAACACCGGGAAGATGATCGTTTCGCTGGTCTGA
- a CDS encoding EI24 domain-containing protein, whose amino-acid sequence MSDLGAGFGYLMKGQRWVAQHGRWFGFGLLPGLVTLVIYAGALIGLGYGADDFVGWATPFADGWSSPWQGILRTGLTALVFVFGLFLAVITFTAVTLLVGQPFYESLSEEVDRSEGGDVPESGLPLWRELWISARDSVRILLRVALYGIALFACGFIPVVGQTVVPAIGFCVSGYFLAEELTAVALQRRGMVLGDRLVLLRGRRMLVLGFGVPLTLAFLIPVVAVFLMPGAVAGATLLARDLVDPDTAADPGPGPGTADSGDAPAPRAWSA is encoded by the coding sequence ATGAGTGATCTCGGGGCGGGTTTCGGCTACTTGATGAAGGGGCAGCGCTGGGTTGCCCAACACGGACGATGGTTCGGCTTCGGGCTGCTGCCCGGACTCGTCACCCTCGTCATCTACGCCGGAGCTCTGATCGGACTCGGCTACGGAGCCGACGACTTCGTCGGCTGGGCGACGCCGTTCGCCGACGGCTGGTCCTCGCCCTGGCAGGGAATCCTGCGCACCGGGCTGACCGCGTTGGTCTTCGTCTTCGGCCTGTTCCTCGCGGTCATCACCTTCACCGCCGTGACCCTCCTGGTCGGCCAGCCCTTCTACGAGTCGCTCTCCGAGGAGGTCGACCGCAGCGAGGGCGGCGACGTCCCCGAGTCCGGACTGCCGCTCTGGCGGGAACTGTGGATCTCCGCCCGCGACTCCGTGCGCATCCTGCTGCGCGTCGCCCTGTACGGGATCGCCCTCTTCGCCTGCGGTTTCATCCCCGTCGTCGGGCAGACCGTGGTCCCCGCGATCGGCTTCTGCGTCTCCGGCTACTTCCTGGCCGAGGAGCTGACCGCCGTCGCCCTCCAGCGCCGGGGCATGGTCCTGGGGGACCGCCTCGTCCTGCTGCGCGGACGCCGGATGCTGGTGCTCGGCTTCGGCGTCCCGCTGACCCTGGCCTTCCTCATCCCCGTGGTCGCGGTGTTCCTGATGCCGGGAGCCGTCGCCGGGGCCACCCTCCTCGCCCGCGACCTGGTCGACCCGGACACGGCGGCGGACCCGGGCCCCGGGCCCGGCACCGCCGACAGCGGTGACGCGCCGGCCCCCCGGGCGTGGTCCGCGTGA
- a CDS encoding DUF3145 domain-containing protein: MTTRGVLYVHSAPRALCPHVEWAVAGVLGVRVQLDWIRQPAAPGTWRSEFSWKGRVGTASQLASALRGWDLLRFEVTAEPCPTAEGERYSSTPGLGIFHAVTGMHGDILVPEDRLRAALARSVRGESDLETEIAGLLGKPWDDELEPFRHAGEGAPVRWLHQVV; encoded by the coding sequence GTGACGACACGTGGAGTCCTGTACGTTCACTCCGCACCGCGCGCGCTCTGCCCACATGTCGAGTGGGCAGTGGCGGGCGTCCTCGGTGTGCGGGTCCAGTTGGACTGGATCAGGCAGCCGGCCGCGCCCGGCACCTGGCGGTCCGAATTCTCCTGGAAGGGCCGCGTCGGCACCGCCTCGCAGCTCGCCTCCGCCCTGCGCGGCTGGGACCTGCTGCGCTTCGAGGTGACCGCCGAGCCGTGCCCCACCGCCGAGGGCGAGCGCTACAGCTCCACCCCCGGCCTCGGCATCTTCCACGCCGTCACCGGCATGCACGGCGACATCCTGGTCCCCGAGGACCGGCTGCGGGCCGCGCTGGCCCGGTCGGTGCGCGGTGAGAGCGACCTGGAGACCGAGATCGCCGGCCTCCTCGGCAAGCCGTGGGACGACGAGCTGGAGCCCTTCCGCCACGCGGGCGAGGGCGCCCCGGTCCGCTGGCTCCACCAGGTGGTCTAG
- a CDS encoding nitrate/nitrite transporter → MDPSVKQSPEPPAPAAAAPPAAAYRNLVLATVGFALTFWAWNLIAPMSGDYKDRLGLSSFQQSFLVAVPVLVGSLGRIPVGALTDKYGAKLMFPLVSALTIVPVLLLIPAKNSYGAMLAVGFLLGLGGTTFAIGVPLVNSWFPPAKRGFALGVFGMGMGGVALSGYFTPRIAKHGDNLPFLVVAGALVVYALLAAVLVSDHPGRKIPTDTLTHRLGEAGKLRVTWELSALYAIGFGGIVAFGVYLPTYLKTWYEMSPTEAGTKAAGFALVTVVFRPIGGWLSDRAHPALVTSVALLLAALMAIVQAFEPPLYPVGTIALLAMAAGLGTASGSVFALVSQVTPQPKVGSVTGIVGAMGGLGGFVPPLVMGAIYSAKDSYAIGFMLLSDLALAGCVYAYGRMRTVQRDG, encoded by the coding sequence GTGGACCCCTCCGTCAAGCAGTCCCCCGAGCCGCCCGCACCGGCGGCAGCCGCACCGCCCGCGGCCGCGTACCGCAATCTCGTCCTGGCCACGGTCGGCTTCGCGCTGACCTTCTGGGCGTGGAACCTGATCGCGCCGATGTCCGGGGACTACAAGGACCGGCTGGGGCTCAGCTCCTTCCAGCAGTCCTTCCTGGTGGCCGTGCCGGTGCTCGTCGGATCGCTCGGCCGGATCCCGGTGGGGGCGCTGACGGACAAGTACGGCGCGAAGCTGATGTTCCCGCTCGTGTCTGCGCTGACGATCGTGCCGGTGCTGCTGCTGATCCCGGCGAAGAACTCCTACGGGGCGATGCTCGCGGTCGGCTTCCTGCTGGGGCTCGGCGGGACGACGTTCGCGATCGGCGTTCCGCTGGTCAACTCGTGGTTCCCGCCCGCGAAACGGGGCTTCGCGCTGGGGGTGTTCGGGATGGGCATGGGCGGGGTGGCGCTGTCGGGCTACTTCACGCCGCGCATCGCGAAGCACGGCGACAACCTGCCGTTCCTCGTGGTCGCGGGGGCGCTGGTGGTGTACGCGCTGCTGGCGGCCGTCCTGGTCAGCGACCACCCCGGCCGGAAGATCCCCACGGACACGCTGACGCACCGGCTCGGCGAGGCAGGGAAGCTGCGGGTGACGTGGGAGCTGTCGGCGCTGTACGCGATCGGCTTCGGCGGCATCGTGGCGTTCGGGGTGTATCTGCCGACGTATCTGAAGACCTGGTACGAGATGTCGCCGACCGAGGCGGGCACCAAGGCGGCCGGGTTCGCCCTGGTCACGGTGGTCTTCCGGCCGATCGGCGGCTGGCTCTCGGACCGGGCGCACCCGGCGCTGGTGACCTCGGTGGCGCTGCTGCTGGCCGCGCTGATGGCGATCGTGCAGGCCTTCGAGCCGCCGCTGTACCCGGTGGGCACGATCGCGCTGCTGGCCATGGCGGCCGGGCTCGGCACCGCGAGCGGCAGTGTGTTCGCCCTGGTCTCGCAGGTGACGCCGCAGCCGAAGGTGGGCAGTGTGACGGGCATCGTCGGGGCGATGGGCGGGCTGGGCGGCTTCGTGCCGCCGTTGGTGATGGGCGCGATCTACAGCGCCAAGGACAGCTACGCGATCGGCTTCATGCTGCTGTCCGATCTGGCGCTGGCGGGGTGTGTGTACGCGTACGGGCGGATGCGGACCGTCCAGCGGGACGGGTGA
- a CDS encoding SGNH/GDSL hydrolase family protein: protein MRTAAAVLTALSSLGVAALAGCGSGGAEGGVSRNAPAATRGASPSPSPSPTPDWNPRPASVAAVGDSITRGFDACSVLADCPEVSWATGSDDAVRSLAVRLLGPSGAADRSWNHAVSGSRMVQLPEQMALAAKERPELVTVMTGANDACRDSVRMMTPVADFRASFEASMRQLRAGAPKAQVYVSSVPDLKRLWSTGRVNELGKKIWQLGICRSMLADADDLGPAAVARREAVRERVVAYNGVLRDVCAEDRYCRYDGGAVFDFRFTGKQLSQWDWFHPSRDGQARLAEIAYRTITAPEPPA, encoded by the coding sequence ATGCGTACCGCTGCCGCCGTACTGACGGCGCTCTCGTCTCTCGGCGTCGCCGCGCTCGCCGGGTGCGGCTCCGGCGGGGCGGAGGGCGGCGTGTCGCGGAACGCGCCGGCGGCCACCCGCGGCGCCTCCCCGTCCCCTTCTCCCTCCCCCACCCCGGACTGGAACCCGCGGCCCGCGTCGGTCGCGGCGGTCGGGGACTCGATCACCCGGGGCTTCGACGCGTGTTCGGTGCTGGCCGACTGCCCCGAGGTGTCGTGGGCGACCGGTTCGGACGACGCGGTGCGGAGTCTCGCGGTCCGGCTGCTCGGCCCGTCCGGGGCGGCGGACCGCAGCTGGAACCACGCGGTGTCGGGGTCGCGGATGGTGCAGTTGCCCGAGCAGATGGCGCTGGCGGCGAAGGAGCGGCCGGAGCTGGTGACGGTGATGACGGGCGCGAACGACGCGTGCCGGGACTCGGTGCGGATGATGACGCCGGTGGCGGACTTCCGGGCGTCGTTCGAGGCGTCGATGCGGCAGCTGCGGGCCGGGGCCCCGAAGGCGCAGGTGTACGTCTCCAGCGTGCCGGACCTGAAGCGGCTCTGGTCGACGGGGCGGGTGAACGAGCTGGGCAAGAAGATCTGGCAGCTCGGGATCTGCCGGTCGATGCTGGCCGACGCGGACGACCTGGGCCCGGCGGCCGTGGCCCGGCGGGAGGCGGTGCGGGAGCGGGTGGTGGCGTACAACGGGGTGCTGCGGGACGTGTGCGCGGAGGACCGGTACTGCCGGTACGACGGCGGGGCGGTGTTCGACTTCCGCTTCACCGGGAAGCAGCTCAGCCAGTGGGACTGGTTCCATCCGAGCCGCGACGGCCAGGCCCGGCTGGCGGAGATCGCCTACCGCACCATCACGGCCCCCGAGCCGCCCGCGTAG
- a CDS encoding Lrp/AsnC family transcriptional regulator, with protein MDRLDREILGILQEDARISYRDLGVRVGLSANAAGDRVRRMRRDGVIRGFTVIVDPAADTRSGLVVFIDVTLRLDTTNEEFERSVLMLPGITEVVHVTGGHDYLVRATAADPAALDTLLRRLKREAGIAHSTTRIALRAAPKH; from the coding sequence ATGGATCGGCTGGACAGGGAAATCCTCGGCATTCTCCAGGAGGACGCCCGGATCTCGTACCGGGATCTGGGCGTACGCGTGGGGCTCAGCGCCAACGCGGCGGGCGACCGTGTCCGCCGGATGCGCCGTGACGGGGTCATCCGGGGCTTCACCGTCATCGTCGACCCGGCCGCCGACACCCGTTCGGGCCTGGTGGTCTTCATCGATGTGACCCTGCGCCTCGACACGACGAACGAGGAGTTCGAGCGCTCGGTGCTGATGCTGCCCGGGATCACGGAGGTGGTGCACGTGACGGGCGGCCACGACTACCTCGTCCGGGCCACCGCCGCCGACCCGGCGGCCCTGGACACCCTGCTGCGCCGGCTGAAACGGGAGGCGGGCATCGCCCACTCCACCACCCGGATCGCCCTGCGGGCCGCCCCGAAGCACTGA
- a CDS encoding aldose epimerase family protein — MTTSADTATYADTATYTEDFGALADGSPVGRWTLERDGVRVRVLTYGAIVQSVQVPGRDGSSAPVALGLPDVAGYEEFPAPYFGAVVGRYANRIGGASFVLDGRTHRLTPNEGGNHLHGGARGFDKRVWDAVAVPGGVRLSLVSADGDEGYPGRLDFSVTYTLGPGGALGLVYRAVTDAPTVLNPTSHLYWNLAGADSGSALGQQLRIAAGQVTPVDAASVPTGELRPVAGTRFDFRGMRAVGAGYDQNFVLEEGAGEAAGVAAELYDAASGRVLTVRTTEPGLQLYTADHFDGRPFGPCAGIALETQHFPDSPNRPEFPSTVLRPGEEFVSRTEYAFSVR; from the coding sequence ATGACGACCAGCGCGGACACGGCCACGTACGCGGATACGGCCACGTACACGGAAGACTTCGGCGCCCTCGCGGACGGGTCGCCGGTCGGCCGGTGGACGCTGGAGCGGGACGGGGTCCGGGTGCGGGTCCTGACCTACGGCGCGATCGTGCAGTCGGTCCAGGTGCCCGGGCGGGACGGCTCGTCCGCCCCTGTGGCGCTCGGGCTGCCGGACGTCGCGGGCTACGAGGAGTTCCCGGCCCCCTACTTCGGCGCGGTGGTCGGGCGGTACGCGAACCGGATCGGGGGCGCGTCGTTCGTCCTGGACGGGCGCACGCACCGCCTGACGCCCAACGAGGGCGGCAATCATCTGCACGGCGGGGCCAGGGGCTTCGACAAGCGGGTGTGGGACGCGGTGGCGGTCCCGGGCGGGGTGCGGCTGTCCCTGGTCTCGGCGGACGGGGACGAGGGTTATCCGGGGCGGCTCGACTTCTCGGTGACGTACACCCTGGGGCCCGGCGGGGCGCTGGGGCTCGTCTACCGGGCGGTGACCGACGCCCCGACCGTACTGAACCCGACGAGCCATCTGTACTGGAACCTGGCGGGCGCGGACAGCGGGAGCGCGCTCGGGCAGCAGCTGCGGATCGCGGCGGGGCAGGTGACCCCGGTGGACGCGGCGTCGGTGCCGACCGGTGAGCTGCGGCCGGTGGCCGGGACCCGGTTCGACTTCCGGGGGATGCGTGCGGTGGGCGCGGGCTACGACCAGAACTTCGTGCTGGAGGAGGGGGCCGGGGAGGCGGCCGGTGTCGCCGCCGAGCTGTACGACGCGGCGTCCGGGCGGGTGCTGACGGTGCGGACGACCGAGCCGGGGCTCCAGCTCTACACGGCCGACCACTTCGACGGGCGGCCGTTCGGGCCGTGCGCCGGGATCGCGCTGGAGACCCAGCACTTCCCCGACTCGCCGAACCGGCCGGAGTTCCCCTCCACGGTGCTCCGGCCGGGCGAGGAGTTCGTCTCGCGCACCGAGTACGCGTTCTCGGTGCGCTGA
- a CDS encoding LysE family transporter, whose product MTELLAVAAITVLAVVSPGADFAMVVRNSYLYGRTTGVLAATGVAAGVLVHVTYTMLGVGLLIASSTALFTAVKLAGAAYLVYIGVRTFLARADLDVDLSDRPGLSPFGALRSGFLTNALNPKTTLFVVATFTQVVGPGTALWQQAGYGLFMSAAHLGWFALVALFFSHSRLRGAMLRRQKALNRSIGSVLVGLGVTLGLAR is encoded by the coding sequence GTGACCGAGCTGCTGGCGGTCGCCGCCATCACCGTCCTCGCCGTCGTCTCGCCGGGCGCCGACTTCGCCATGGTCGTGCGCAACAGCTATCTGTACGGGCGCACCACCGGCGTCCTCGCCGCCACCGGCGTCGCGGCGGGCGTCCTGGTCCACGTCACGTACACGATGCTCGGCGTCGGGCTGCTCATCGCCTCCTCGACGGCCCTGTTCACCGCGGTCAAGCTGGCGGGCGCCGCCTACCTCGTCTACATCGGGGTGCGCACCTTCCTGGCCCGCGCGGACCTCGACGTCGACCTGAGCGACCGGCCGGGCCTCTCCCCGTTCGGGGCGCTGCGCAGCGGCTTCCTGACCAACGCCCTCAACCCGAAGACGACCCTGTTCGTCGTCGCGACCTTCACCCAGGTCGTCGGCCCCGGTACCGCCCTGTGGCAGCAGGCGGGCTACGGCCTGTTCATGTCGGCCGCCCACCTCGGCTGGTTCGCCCTGGTCGCGCTGTTCTTCTCGCACTCCCGGCTGCGCGGTGCGATGCTGCGCCGCCAGAAGGCGCTCAACCGCTCGATCGGCTCGGTCCTGGTCGGCCTCGGCGTCACCCTGGGGCTGGCCCGCTGA
- a CDS encoding organic hydroperoxide resistance protein: MTIQKIDVAYTAVATAENGRDGRVSSDDGQLDVVVNPPKAMGGSGAGTNPEQLFAAGYSACFQGALGVVARQEKADISGSTVTASVSIGKTEAGGFGLEVAISASIPNVDAATAQALIEKAHQVCPYSNATRGNINVALSVA, from the coding sequence ATGACCATCCAGAAGATCGACGTCGCCTACACCGCCGTCGCCACCGCCGAGAACGGCCGCGACGGACGCGTCTCCTCCGACGACGGTCAGCTCGACGTCGTCGTCAACCCGCCGAAGGCCATGGGCGGCAGCGGCGCGGGCACCAACCCCGAGCAGCTCTTCGCGGCCGGCTACAGCGCCTGCTTCCAGGGCGCGCTGGGCGTCGTCGCCCGCCAGGAGAAGGCCGACATCTCCGGCTCGACCGTGACCGCCTCGGTCTCGATCGGCAAGACGGAGGCCGGCGGCTTCGGCCTGGAGGTCGCGATCAGCGCCTCCATCCCGAACGTCGACGCCGCCACCGCGCAGGCGCTCATCGAGAAGGCCCACCAGGTCTGCCCGTACTCGAACGCCACCCGCGGCAACATCAACGTCGCGCTCTCGGTCGCCTGA